The following are from one region of the Magallana gigas chromosome 6, xbMagGiga1.1, whole genome shotgun sequence genome:
- the LOC105320388 gene encoding blastula protease 10, translated as MLGKIIFASLLATCIFVCANAVPVSGNDLKSMQEDLIEVERALLRLGSQTDPEAPIPNASINNYVNHKKPRVRKIKTKHVHKPAEQEGLEFESDMSLSPEEKEDMEEMESRGRIRRKAVANDMKLWPRGIVYYQLSSSLDGQAVSNVKSAMKLWEDNTCLRFREYNSASGSSDRIIFVGSQGCQSPIGRRGGPQEITIGGSCQQSIGSIAHEIAHSIGFYHEHSRPDRDDHVTINTNNIQPGFEGDFRKIGARSIEDIEPYDVSSVMHYGPTFMSRDGQSKTIVPRVKNLLNTMGQRDALSFLDIKTANDLYKCAASCPVKLNCKNEGYVGPNCACLCPNGLTGRDCSEVVQSNTNCGGELTGTSGVLASPNYPRDYSSYADCLWVIKGPVGSRITLIMEDFQVEDDSTCYFDWLEIFLGGPHIGGARFCGEESGSENRPPRTIEYPGNTLLIKFHADDSNEFSGFRARYTIHSS; from the exons atgTTGGGAAAGATCATTTTTGCGAGTTTGCtggctacatgtatttttgtgtgTGCGAACGCCGTTCCAGTATCT GGAAATGATTTGAAGTCAATGCAAGAAGATCTGATAGAGGTCGAGCGAGCTTTACTTCGACTAGGCAGTCAAACGGATCCAGAGGCACCGATTCCAAAT gcATCCATTAACAATTATGTTAACCACAAGAAGCCACGAGTCCGAAAGATAAAAACTAAACATGTTCACAAACCAGCGGAACAAGAAGGACTCGAGTTCGAATCCGACATGTCGCTCTCGCCAGAGGAGAAGGAGGACATGGAAGAAATGGAATCGAGGGGGCGGATCCGGAGAAAGGCAGTGGCCAATGACATGAAACTGTGGCCCCGTGGGATTGTGTACTACCAGTTGTCTAGTAGTCTAG ATGGTCAGGCAGTCTCTAATGTTAAATCCGCTATGAAACTGTGGGAGGATAACACTTGTCTGAGATTCAGGGAATACAATTCAGCTTCCGGATCCTCGGATAGGATTATTTTTGTCGGATCACAGGG ATGCCAGTCTCCGATTGGTCGAAGAGGTGGTCCGCAGGAAATCACGATTGGGGGAAGCTGTCAACAATCG ATTGGATCTATTGCACATGAAATTGCACATAGTATTGGATTTTACCACGAGCACTCTAGACCAGATCGGGACGACCACGTGACTATTAACACCAATAATATACAACCGGGTTTTGAGGGGGATTTCCGGAAGATTGGCGCCAGGAGTATCGAGGACATTGAACCATACGATGTGTCCTCTGTGATGCATTATGGTCCAACA TTTATGAGTCGGGACGGGCAGTCTAAAACAATAGTTCCACGGGTCAAGAACCTTCTGAACACGATGGGTCAGCGAGATGCACTGAGTTTCCTGGACATTAAAACTGCCAACGATCTCTACAAATGCGCAG CAAGTTGTCCAGTAAAGTTAAACTGCAAAAACGAAGGCTATGTTGGACCAAACTGCGCCTGTCTGTGTCCCAATGGTTTGACAGGGAGGGATTGCTCGGAAGTTGTCCAAAGTAACACCA ACTGTGGTGGAGAGTTGACGGGAACGAGCGGAGTTCTCGCTTCTCCAAATTATCCCAGAGATTACTCATCATATGCTGACTGTCTTTGGGTTATCAAg GGACCAGTTGGATCAAGGATAACACTTATAATGGAGGACTTCCAAGTAGAGGATGACTCCACGTGCTACTTTGACTGGTTGGAAATATTTCTTGGTGGACCACACATAGGGGGCGCTCG ATTCTGCGGAGAAGAAAGCGGAAGCGAGAACAGGCCCCCGCGGACCATAGAGTATCCTGGCAATACTCTGCTGATCAAGTTCCACGCAGACGACTCGAACGAGTTCTCCGGATTTCGAGCCCGATACACCATACACTCGTCCtaa